Proteins from a single region of bacterium:
- a CDS encoding ABC transporter ATP-binding protein — translation MAILRLDRVTKKFGGLVAVNNVSLELEQGQLAGLIGPNGAGKTTIFNVITGVYRADSGKVYFMGIDVTKKKPHEIAALGIARTFQNIKLFHRMSVLDNVRVACHFRLKASVFSAVLDLPKYAREEREMTKESLDLLEAVGLKQLANESAASLPYGYQRKLEIARALATRPRILLLDEPAAGMNPEETAELMRFIKRIRDEFGLTILLIEHDMKVVMGICEKITVLDHGCVIAEGSPKEIQNNPEVIKAYLGSGAYARS, via the coding sequence GTGGCGATCCTGAGATTGGACAGGGTGACCAAGAAATTCGGCGGCTTGGTAGCTGTTAACAACGTCTCTCTGGAACTTGAACAGGGTCAACTGGCAGGTCTTATTGGTCCAAACGGTGCTGGCAAGACAACCATTTTCAACGTTATAACTGGCGTTTATCGTGCGGACTCTGGAAAAGTATATTTTATGGGCATCGACGTAACAAAGAAAAAACCCCACGAGATCGCAGCACTGGGAATAGCAAGAACCTTTCAGAACATCAAACTCTTTCACCGAATGAGCGTGCTCGACAACGTTCGTGTGGCATGTCATTTCAGACTGAAAGCATCTGTTTTCTCGGCTGTCCTGGATTTGCCCAAGTATGCAAGAGAGGAGCGAGAAATGACAAAAGAGTCGCTCGATCTTCTTGAAGCCGTTGGTTTGAAGCAGCTTGCGAATGAGAGTGCAGCTTCACTTCCGTATGGCTATCAGAGAAAACTTGAGATAGCAAGAGCGCTGGCAACGAGACCAAGAATTTTGTTGCTCGACGAACCTGCAGCTGGTATGAATCCGGAGGAAACCGCTGAATTGATGAGATTTATAAAGAGAATTCGTGATGAGTTTGGTCTCACAATACTTCTGATCGAACACGATATGAAAGTTGTCATGGGAATATGTGAGAAAATAACAGTTCTGGACCATGGTTGTGTTATTGCAGAAGGCTCCCCCAAAGAGATACAGAATAATCCCGAAGTGATCAAGGCCTATCTGGGAAGTGGTGCCTATGCTCGAAGTTAG